From Erinaceus europaeus chromosome 9, mEriEur2.1, whole genome shotgun sequence, one genomic window encodes:
- the SPATC1L gene encoding speriolin-like protein isoform X2: MAEGGELMSRLMSENADLKKQVRLLKENQMLKRLLSESCQDGGPGPGRDLLFPRGPGYPEASSPGAGGPDFGRFAGVVDVPAQLQAQSSLEDLLCSHAPLSSEDETSPGCASASPTPFKAFLASPARSVERKLSPLLGPLHDPLDKALLEPRDATRPKKVCFSDSGLPAGDRGRRSYYLNEIQSFSGAEKDGRIVGEIAFQLDRRILAYVFPGVTRLYGFTVSNIPEKIRQTSIKSLDGAVDEKKLRELTQRYLALTARLEKLGYNREVHPVFSEFLINTYGILKQRPDLRANPLHGSPAALRRLLIDVVPPKFLGDSLLLLSCLCELSKEDSKPLFAW; this comes from the exons ATGGCAGAGGGCGGGGAGCTGATGAGCCGGCTCATGAGCGAGAACGCGGACCTCAAGAAGCAGGTGCGGCTCCTCAAGGAGAACCAGATGCTCAAGCGGCTGCTGAGCGAGAGCTGCCAGGACGGCGGCCCCGGGCCCGGGCGAGACCTGCTCTTCCCCAGGGGGCCCGGCTACCCCGAGGCCAGCTCGCCCGGGGCCGGAG GCCCAGACTTCGGACGGTTTGCAGGCGTGGTGGAcgtgccagcccagctgcaggCCCAGTCCTCCCTGGAGGACCTGCTGTGCTCCCACGCGCCCCTGTCCAGCGAGGACGAGACCTCCCCGGGCTGTGCCAGTGCCTCCCCAACGCCCTTCAAGGCTTTTCTGGCATCTCCGGCCCGCAGTGTTGAGCGTAAGCTGTCGCCCCTGCTGGGCCCCCTGCACGACCCGCTGGACAAGGCCCTGCTGGAGCCCCGTGACGCCACACGGCCCAAGAAGGTCTGCTTCTCCGACAGCGGGCTGCCTGCGGGTGACCGGGGCCGGCGCAGCTACTACCTCAACG AGATCCAGAGCTTCTCGGGTGCCGAGAAGGACGGACGCATCGTGGGTGAGATCGCCTTCCAGCTGGACCGCCGCATCCTGGCCTACGTCTTCCCGGGGGTCACGCGGCTATACGGCTTCACCGTGTCCAACATCCCCGAGAAGATCAGGCAG ACGTCCATCAAGTCCCTGGACGGCGCGGTGGACGAGAAGAAGCTGCGGGAGCTGACCCAGCGCTACCTGGCGCTCACCGCGCGGCTGGAGAAGCTGGGCTACAACCGCGAGGTGCACCCGGTGTTCAGCGAGTTCCTCATCAACACCTACGGCATCCTGAAGCAGCGCCCAGACCTGCGCGCCAACCCGCTGCACGGCAGCCCCGCCGCCCTGCGCCGCCTGCTGATCGACGTGGTGCCCCCCAAGTTCCTGGGcgactccctgctgctgctcagcTGCCTGTGCGAGCTGTCCAAGGAGGACAGCAAGCCGCTCTTCGCCTGGTGA
- the SPATC1L gene encoding speriolin-like protein isoform X1, which produces MAEGGELMSRLMSENADLKKQVRLLKENQMLKRLLSESCQDGGPGPGRDLLFPRGPGYPEASSPGAGGPDFGRFAGVVDVPAQLQAQSSLEDLLCSHAPLSSEDETSPGCASASPTPFKAFLASPARSVERKLSPLLGPLHDPLDKALLEPRDATRPKKVCFSDSGLPAGDRGRRSYYLNGEPAGDGQAEIQSFSGAEKDGRIVGEIAFQLDRRILAYVFPGVTRLYGFTVSNIPEKIRQTSIKSLDGAVDEKKLRELTQRYLALTARLEKLGYNREVHPVFSEFLINTYGILKQRPDLRANPLHGSPAALRRLLIDVVPPKFLGDSLLLLSCLCELSKEDSKPLFAW; this is translated from the exons ATGGCAGAGGGCGGGGAGCTGATGAGCCGGCTCATGAGCGAGAACGCGGACCTCAAGAAGCAGGTGCGGCTCCTCAAGGAGAACCAGATGCTCAAGCGGCTGCTGAGCGAGAGCTGCCAGGACGGCGGCCCCGGGCCCGGGCGAGACCTGCTCTTCCCCAGGGGGCCCGGCTACCCCGAGGCCAGCTCGCCCGGGGCCGGAG GCCCAGACTTCGGACGGTTTGCAGGCGTGGTGGAcgtgccagcccagctgcaggCCCAGTCCTCCCTGGAGGACCTGCTGTGCTCCCACGCGCCCCTGTCCAGCGAGGACGAGACCTCCCCGGGCTGTGCCAGTGCCTCCCCAACGCCCTTCAAGGCTTTTCTGGCATCTCCGGCCCGCAGTGTTGAGCGTAAGCTGTCGCCCCTGCTGGGCCCCCTGCACGACCCGCTGGACAAGGCCCTGCTGGAGCCCCGTGACGCCACACGGCCCAAGAAGGTCTGCTTCTCCGACAGCGGGCTGCCTGCGGGTGACCGGGGCCGGCGCAGCTACTACCTCAACGGTGAACCGGCGGGCGACGGGCAGGCGG AGATCCAGAGCTTCTCGGGTGCCGAGAAGGACGGACGCATCGTGGGTGAGATCGCCTTCCAGCTGGACCGCCGCATCCTGGCCTACGTCTTCCCGGGGGTCACGCGGCTATACGGCTTCACCGTGTCCAACATCCCCGAGAAGATCAGGCAG ACGTCCATCAAGTCCCTGGACGGCGCGGTGGACGAGAAGAAGCTGCGGGAGCTGACCCAGCGCTACCTGGCGCTCACCGCGCGGCTGGAGAAGCTGGGCTACAACCGCGAGGTGCACCCGGTGTTCAGCGAGTTCCTCATCAACACCTACGGCATCCTGAAGCAGCGCCCAGACCTGCGCGCCAACCCGCTGCACGGCAGCCCCGCCGCCCTGCGCCGCCTGCTGATCGACGTGGTGCCCCCCAAGTTCCTGGGcgactccctgctgctgctcagcTGCCTGTGCGAGCTGTCCAAGGAGGACAGCAAGCCGCTCTTCGCCTGGTGA